From Saprospiraceae bacterium, one genomic window encodes:
- a CDS encoding DsbA family protein: MPKEFLFFFILLHSMVVSNAQKDTLIYIGDPMCSWCYGFGPELEKLIKSNATLSLKIITGGLRPDGNENFIQLRDFLRSHWEEIHVRTGLPFKYDILNNQNLYYNTEPACRAIVSIRKLKPSIELDYFRALQNTFYAKNQNPVSLETFSNLATNFGIDGELFKKTFNSSETIHLTRQDFAMAQQLGVRGFPALLFKNAKGKVRTLSNGYSTFSDMQANLKMLLNSN, from the coding sequence ATGCCAAAGGAATTTTTATTTTTTTTTATTTTGTTACATAGTATGGTAGTTTCAAACGCGCAAAAAGATACTTTAATTTATATAGGAGATCCCATGTGTTCCTGGTGTTATGGATTTGGACCTGAATTGGAAAAACTGATAAAGTCAAATGCCACATTGAGTTTGAAAATTATCACCGGCGGGTTGAGACCAGACGGAAATGAAAATTTTATCCAGCTGAGGGATTTTCTCCGATCTCATTGGGAAGAAATCCATGTCAGAACGGGCCTTCCATTTAAATATGATATTTTAAATAACCAGAATTTATACTACAACACGGAGCCAGCTTGCAGAGCCATTGTAAGCATTAGGAAATTGAAACCATCGATCGAGTTGGATTACTTTAGAGCTCTCCAAAATACATTTTACGCAAAAAATCAAAATCCTGTTTCATTGGAAACATTCAGTAATTTAGCTACAAATTTTGGGATTGATGGCGAGCTTTTTAAAAAGACATTTAATTCATCGGAGACCATCCACCTGACCAGACAGGATTTCGCCATGGCTCAGCAATTGGGAGTCCGTGGATTTCCAGCTTTATTGTTTAAAAATGCCAAAGGTAAAGTCCGCACTCTTTCAAATGGATATTCCACATTTTCCGATATGCAAGCCAATTTGAAGATGCTTTTAAATTCAAATTAA
- a CDS encoding DUF1572 family protein: MNPLIPLIQKEFHCRVILESRSRIFLCLNQVKIGQLNWRPNDQSNSIQNLILHLCGNMNQYIYSSLGDHPDERRRDDEFVNQLHLSHLDLQELLTKTTENAWDIVQKVDEKKLLNMYRVQCFELSGFEIISHVIEHFSYHTGQIALLTKILTNRDLGFYKGLKLN; encoded by the coding sequence ATGAACCCTCTTATTCCCCTCATTCAAAAAGAATTTCATTGTCGTGTAATCCTGGAGAGCAGATCCAGAATATTTCTCTGTTTGAATCAAGTAAAGATCGGGCAGCTAAACTGGCGTCCCAATGATCAATCCAATTCTATTCAAAATCTAATCCTGCATTTGTGTGGAAATATGAATCAATACATCTATTCAAGCCTTGGAGATCATCCGGATGAAAGAAGACGCGATGATGAATTTGTCAATCAGTTGCATTTGTCTCATCTGGATTTGCAAGAATTGCTGACAAAAACCACAGAAAATGCCTGGGATATTGTACAAAAGGTAGATGAAAAAAAGCTATTGAATATGTACCGCGTTCAGTGTTTTGAATTAAGTGGATTTGAAATCATCAGCCATGTCATCGAGCACTTTAGTTATCACACGGGTCAGATTGCATTATTGACCAAAATATTGACAAACCGCGATCTTGGATTTTACAAGGGATTAAAACTAAACTGA
- a CDS encoding DUF3089 domain-containing protein — protein sequence MKLTGQAPRYSDSYYWAALPAKNDPSDLIPKGLKTMNLQEVDVFFIHPTSYIRKKHGKTWNADLLNNHINEITDNGAIKYQASIFNEQARVYAPRYRQMVYSGFSTKDQDSKQKALDLAYEDIYNAFLYFYDNFNQNRPIAIVGHSQGAYLALRLLKEVFDNEPMKNRLVIAYIPGFPIPVNSFKFLKPCQFAEETSCVCSWRSFKKGFDPDWLLKEEPAIVTNPLIWTTEPIDVPSSENLGWLLKMEDGIYKNGPGARVYKSILWVDKPKFKGSFLLRTKNYHRGDFNLFYMNIRHNFKTRVGAYWKG from the coding sequence TTGAAACTTACAGGACAAGCGCCGCGTTATTCGGATTCTTACTATTGGGCCGCATTACCGGCAAAAAATGATCCGTCTGATTTGATTCCAAAGGGTTTGAAGACCATGAATCTTCAGGAGGTGGATGTTTTTTTTATACATCCTACTTCCTATATTCGCAAGAAACACGGCAAAACATGGAACGCGGATCTTCTGAACAATCATATTAATGAAATAACAGACAATGGTGCCATAAAATACCAGGCAAGTATATTCAACGAACAAGCTAGGGTGTATGCCCCAAGATACCGGCAAATGGTGTATTCAGGTTTTTCCACAAAGGACCAAGATTCTAAACAAAAAGCCCTTGATCTGGCGTACGAAGATATTTACAATGCATTTCTTTACTTCTATGACAACTTCAACCAGAATAGACCGATTGCCATTGTTGGACATTCACAAGGAGCCTATCTGGCCCTACGATTACTCAAGGAAGTATTTGACAATGAACCCATGAAAAATAGACTTGTCATAGCCTATATTCCAGGTTTTCCCATACCTGTCAACAGCTTTAAATTTCTCAAACCTTGCCAGTTTGCTGAGGAAACTTCTTGTGTCTGTAGTTGGAGATCTTTTAAAAAAGGATTTGATCCGGATTGGCTTCTAAAAGAAGAACCCGCCATCGTGACCAATCCCTTAATCTGGACCACAGAACCGATTGATGTGCCCTCAAGCGAAAATCTGGGTTGGTTGCTAAAAATGGAGGATGGTATTTACAAAAACGGCCCGGGTGCACGAGTTTATAAAAGTATTTTGTGGGTAGATAAACCGAAATTCAAAGGCAGTTTCTTGCTAAGAACAAAAAACTACCACCGAGGGGATTTCAACCTGTTTTATATGAATATACGGCATAACTTTAAGACAAGGGTTGGCGCATATTGGAAGGGTTAG
- a CDS encoding kazal domain protein: MRNFVFYFFGVTNCSLIPIHDQCKEKLNPDCYCTKEYNPVCGCNGKTYGNACTAECSGITMYQPGACKK, encoded by the coding sequence ATTAGGAATTTTGTGTTTTATTTTTTTGGTGTAACCAATTGCTCTTTAATTCCAATCCATGATCAGTGCAAAGAAAAATTAAATCCGGATTGCTACTGTACCAAAGAATACAATCCTGTCTGTGGATGCAACGGTAAAACCTATGGAAATGCCTGTACCGCTGAGTGTTCTGGGATAACGATGTATCAACCCGGTGCTTGCAAGAAATAA